One window from the genome of Pedobacter schmidteae encodes:
- a CDS encoding RagB/SusD family nutrient uptake outer membrane protein has protein sequence MKKYTIYFFLFMAIAGLGCNKYLDQAPDDRTKLNTPAKVAELLVTAYPRRNVVLLSESMSDIPAFVSAAGIDFPVNQDGYFWNDVQATDQDSPTDYWNACYTAIATANQALDAIEKAADPQQYVGQKGEALLARAYAHFMLVTFFSKCYDPATAETDPGIPYVTTPESVVFKNYERKTVAYTYQQIEKDLLEGIPLIQDKYTVPAYHFTRKAAYAFACRYYLFKKNMDKVIEYANLTFPANNFADNVRPWKSYAGFNVQELETAYMNAGNPGNLLIGETVSRLARNYKRPIYSISQNRLRTILAPVGVTFTALPTYSNSSTYYYLIKFAEHFVRTSINATSGTGYTMVPLLTTEEVLLNRAEAYIVQGKYTEALADMNTLISTRVTAYSPSANNLTEAKIKSYYANVTTDTKQAYINALLDIKKAEFVHEGMRWLDILRHKLPVLHRDAAGNEFNLAAEDNRKVLQIPSQVTLSGVEQNPR, from the coding sequence ATGAAAAAATATACGATATACTTCTTCCTTTTTATGGCCATCGCCGGCCTTGGATGCAATAAATATCTGGACCAGGCCCCTGATGATCGTACTAAGCTAAACACTCCGGCTAAAGTAGCGGAACTATTGGTTACCGCTTACCCGCGGCGTAATGTTGTGTTACTGTCCGAATCCATGTCAGATATTCCAGCATTTGTAAGTGCAGCCGGGATAGACTTCCCTGTAAATCAGGATGGCTATTTCTGGAACGATGTACAAGCAACAGATCAGGACAGCCCAACTGATTATTGGAACGCTTGCTACACGGCCATTGCAACGGCCAATCAGGCGCTTGATGCAATTGAAAAAGCCGCCGATCCTCAACAATATGTAGGTCAAAAAGGAGAAGCTTTGCTGGCCAGGGCATATGCACATTTTATGCTCGTGACATTTTTTTCCAAATGTTATGACCCTGCAACGGCAGAAACTGACCCGGGTATCCCTTATGTGACTACACCAGAATCGGTTGTGTTTAAAAATTACGAACGTAAAACAGTAGCCTATACTTATCAGCAAATTGAAAAGGACCTGTTGGAGGGTATTCCGTTGATTCAGGATAAATATACTGTTCCTGCTTATCATTTTACACGTAAGGCTGCCTATGCTTTTGCCTGCCGGTATTATTTGTTTAAAAAGAATATGGATAAAGTGATTGAATATGCTAACCTTACCTTTCCGGCAAATAATTTTGCTGATAATGTAAGGCCATGGAAATCATACGCTGGTTTTAATGTTCAGGAACTGGAAACTGCTTATATGAATGCAGGTAATCCGGGAAATCTTTTAATTGGAGAAACCGTGTCGCGTTTGGCCAGGAACTACAAGAGACCAATTTACTCTATCAGTCAGAACAGACTAAGGACAATATTGGCTCCTGTAGGCGTAACCTTTACAGCATTGCCAACTTATTCTAACAGTTCTACCTATTACTATCTGATCAAATTTGCTGAGCACTTTGTTCGTACCAGCATTAATGCAACCAGTGGAACCGGGTACACCATGGTGCCATTGTTAACTACTGAAGAGGTGTTGTTAAACCGCGCTGAAGCTTACATCGTGCAGGGTAAATATACCGAGGCTCTGGCAGATATGAATACCTTAATTAGTACCCGTGTAACTGCCTATAGCCCTTCTGCAAATAACTTAACAGAGGCAAAAATAAAAAGTTACTATGCCAATGTGACTACTGATACCAAACAAGCCTATATCAATGCATTACTGGATATAAAAAAGGCCGAGTTTGTACATGAGGGTATGCGTTGGCTGGATATCTTAAGGCATAAACTGCCGGTATTGCATAGGGATGCCGCTGGTAACGAATTTAACTTAGCAGCCGAGGATAACCGCAAGGTATTACAAATTCCTTCTCAGGTTACTTTATCAGGTGTTGAACAAAATCCACGTTAA